One window of Amaranthus tricolor cultivar Red isolate AtriRed21 chromosome 13, ASM2621246v1, whole genome shotgun sequence genomic DNA carries:
- the LOC130798968 gene encoding protein PSK SIMULATOR 2-like translates to MGGACSVGSMGGRISSEELEQKLEEKNKGNNKSNNTKLKRMKSFGNLKKKKNKKSPDDPFSASPQRFYSGELGISGELKVPPRGSSFIGRASFAGLEKAVDVLDALGSGMTNLSNSGFLSGKVAKGNKISILAFEVANTITRGVNLMQSLSKENVMFIKDEVIPSEGVQNLVSSDTKVLLSLVASDKREELDVFCKEVIRFGDLCKDPQWHNLNRFFIKLDSENAVYGPPREHVEAKMQELMILAQNTSELYHELNACDRFEQDYRQKVEELKSLKLPRKGEHLMMLDSELRQQKKIVMNLKKKSLWSRKLEEVIEKLVDIVAFIHQEITQVFGAGGVKSGEEAGFCTQRLGPAGLALHYANIINQIDNIASRPGSLPPNIRDTLYRGLPVSVKTAMRSSLRKVRNNDEAEVPQIKAEMEKTLQWLAPMASNTLKAHQGFGWVGEWANASIEYNKKMAGNGNLIRLQTLYHANKEKMDNHILTLVTLLHQLVSGMKRRDYALKTLPALQSPNKKILLLNSPVTRFPSLNDCNKPVRVELTEEDRRLLEIMSKSRIAPGISKSQEFGKTSQKITKSWTWSKSSDNSPYTEPRPRRTDNYYNKGYLDMMPGGIEAPF, encoded by the exons ATGGGAGGTGCTTGTTCAGTTGGGTCTATGGGAGGTAGAATTAGTTCAGAAGAATTGGAGCAGAAATTGGAAGAGAAGAACAAAGGTAACAACAAGAGCAATAATACCAAGTTAAAGAGGATGAAAAGTTTTgggaatttgaaaaagaagaaaaataagaaatccCCTGATGATCCCTTTTCTGCTTCTCCTCAGAGGTTTTACTCTGGTGAATTGGGAATTTCTGGTGAACTTAAg GTTCCACCAAGAGGATCATCGTTTATCGGAAGAGCCAGCTTTGCTGGGCTAGAGAAGGCTGTTGATGTCTTAGATGCACTTGGAAGTGGAATGACAAACTTGAGTAATAGTGGATTTTTATCAGGCAAGGTGGCGAAGGGAAATAAAATATCGATATTGGCATTTGAAGTAGCAAACACAATTACGAGAGGAGTAAATCTCATGCAATCTCTCTCTAAGGAAAATGTTATGTTTATAAAGGACGAGGTTATTCCCTCTGAAGGGGTTCAGAATTTGGTTTCGTCGGACACTAAGGTGTTGCTAAGTTTAGTTGCTTCGGACAAAAG GGAGGAACTTGATGTCTTTTGCAAAGAAGTAATCAGATTTGGTGACCTTTGTAAAGACCCACAATGGCATAATTTGAATCGGTTTTTTATAAA GCTGGATTCTGAAAATGCAGTATACGGACCTCCTAGAGAACATGTAGAAGCAAAAATGCAGGAATTGATGATTTTAGCCCAGAATACTTCT GAATTGTACCACGAGCTGAATGCTTGCGATAGATTTGAGCAGGACTATCGGCAGAAGGTCGAAGAATTGAAGTCTCTTAAGTTGCCCCGTAAAG GAGAACATCTCATGATGTTGGACAGTGAACTAAGACAACAGAAGAAGATTGTAATGAACTTGAAGAAAAAGTCTCTTTGGTCAAGAAAGTTGGAGGAG GTCATTGAGAAGCTTGTCGATATTGTTGCCTTCATCCATCAAGAAATCACACAAGTATTTGGAGCAG GTGGAGTAAAATCTGGTGAAGAAGCTGGTTTTTGTACCCAGAGACTAGGTCCTGCTGGTCTTGCATTACACTATGCAAATATTATCAACCAAATCGATAACATT GCATCGAGGCCCGGTTCTCTTCCCCCTAATATAAGGGATACATTGTATCGCGGATTACCAGTTAGTGTCAAGACTGCTATGCGCTCCAGTTTGCGGAAAGTCCGTAATAACGACGAG GCTGAAGTCCCCCAAATTAAAGCTGAAATGGAAAAAACTCTTCAATGGCTTGCTCCGATGGCATCTAACACTCTTAA AGCGCATCAAGGTTTCGGTTGGGTTGGAGAGTGGGCCAATGCCAG CATTGAATATAACAAGAAGATGGCTGGAAATGGAAACTTAATCCGTCTCCAAACGCTATATCATGCAAATAAAGAGAAGATGGATAACCATATCCTTACTCTCGTGACTCTGCTTCATCAGTTGGTTAGTGGGATGAAACGAAGGGATTATGCGCTCAAGACTTTGCCTGCACTTCAATCTCCTAACAAAAAGATCCTGTTGCTTAACTCGCCCGTTACCAGGTTTCCTTCCCTAAACGACTGTAATAAACCCGTACGAGTTGAACTCACCGAGGAGGATCGAAGACTACTTGAAATAATGAGCAAGTCAAGGATTGCTCCCGGAATCAGCAAAAGTCAGGAATTCGGCAAGACATCTCAGAAGATAACTAAATCTTGGACTTGGAGTAAGAGTAGTGACAACTCTCCATACACAGAGCCGAGACCTCGTCGTACTGACAACTATTACAATAAAGGCTATTTAGATATGATGCCGGGCGGCATTGAAGCTCCATTTTGA